In Solanum stenotomum isolate F172 chromosome 6, ASM1918654v1, whole genome shotgun sequence, one DNA window encodes the following:
- the LOC125868731 gene encoding putative F-box protein At3g10240 — protein MEEDKIPQDITIQIFSWLPVKSLMCFRCVSKFHNSIVLEPNFVDLHLSNYSKINGGDTKLIACVDDVCYAIEDHHDEEDGNATKYHQIDNFSKLYDRIINFRLDYNYHFESDNGLFCIWDLKYIAICNPATREVRFLPDVPHEGEDFICSISFEPEENKYKVVVTIESRAWVFTLGIDKSWREMIKYDKHGFSIAGYISGICISGIIYRVSLDPDYCIVAFDVKSEIFTSITMSIELCRKFSDCDNMLIEVNGKLGIMNYCDYWFCNDIYLWVFDEDEE, from the coding sequence ATGGAAGAAGACAAAATTCCTCAAGATATTACCATCCAAATTTTCTCATGGCTTCCAGTTAAGTCTTTAATGTGTTTTAGGTGTGTTTCGAAATTTCATAATTCAATTGTGTTGGAACCAAATTTTGTGGATCTCCATTTATCCAATTATTCTAAGATCAATGGTGGTGATACTAAGTTGATTGCATGCGTAGACGATGTTTGTTACGCTATAGAAGATCATCATGATGAAGAAGATGGAAATGCCACCAAGTATCATCAAATTGACAATTTTAGTAAGCTGTATGATCGAATTATTAATTTTCGTTTAgattataattatcattttgagTCGGATAATGGGTTGTTTTGTATATGGGATCTGAAGTATATTGCCATTTGCAATCCCGCTACTAGAGAAGTAAGATTTCTTCCTGATGTTCCTCATGAGGGCGAGGACTTTATATGTTCGATAAGTTTTGAGCCTGAAGAAAACAAGTATAAAGTTGTTGTGACTATTGAATCAAGAGCATGGGTTTTCACTTTAGGCATAGATAAATCATGGAGAGAAATGATTAAATATGACAAACATGGTTTTTCTATTGCAGGATACATATCTGGAATTTGCATTAGTGGGATTATCTATCGGGTTAGCCTTGATCCGGACTATTGTATAGTTGCGTTTGATGTTAAATCAGAAATTTTCACCAGTATCACAATGTCGATTGAATTATGTCGTAAGTTTAGCGATTGTGATAATATGCTAATAGAAGTGAATGGAAAATTAGGAATCATGAATTATTGTGATTATTGGTTTTGTAACGACATTTATCTATGGGTTTTTGATGAAGACGAAGAATAG